The Daucus carota subsp. sativus chromosome 2, DH1 v3.0, whole genome shotgun sequence genome includes a window with the following:
- the LOC108207766 gene encoding protein NRT1/ PTR FAMILY 4.5-like — MENEEQFVDGKVDWRGRPARRGKHGGVKSVFPVLVSFAFENVATFCLSVNLVTYFSLVMHHDISDSANHVTNYMGTGYILAIIVAYLTDGHLGRYKAVILSLSIEFLALGLLTIQAHYPKLKPPPCNIFDPTTKCEVVDGRNSVILFAGTYALALGAAGVKASLPTHGADQFDEKDPKEAKQMSSFFNWLLLALCIGAAVSSTLIVWIQDYKGWDKGFGISALAVLVGIIVFSGGFPRYRVHVTRGTGAMTEIIQVYVAAVRNRKLKYPDNDAELYEISMDKEEALEQEFLPHTQDFRWLDKAAIQTSAEIELAEKPKNPWKLCRVTQVENAKIILGMIPIFLCTIIMTLCLAQLQTFSIQQGTTMDTTITKSFNIPPASLPIFPVASLIILIPIYDVFFVPFARKFTGLPTGITHLQRVGVGLVLSCLSMAAAAILEAKRKRVARDNNMLDAIPTLQPLPINVFWIMIQYFIFGIADMFTYVGLLEFFYSEAPKGLKSISTCFLWSSMALGYYLSTILVQILNAVTKNITASGGWLAGNNINRNHLNLFYWLLSLMSLINFIVYQFVAKNYKYRSHGPSDEADNKVREVNDLEEADVERSSQ, encoded by the exons ATG GAGAATGAAGAGCAGTTTGTTGATGGAAAGGTGGACTGGAGAGGAAGACCAGCTAGAAGGGGCAAGCATGGAGGAGTCAAATCTGTTTTTCCTGTGCTTG TATCATTTGCTTTCGAGAACGTGGCGACCTTCTGTTTGTCTGTCAACTTAGTGACCTACTTCAGCCTTGTAATGCATCATGACATATCAGATTCAGCGAACCATGTCACCAATTACATGGGGACTGGCTATATACTGGCTATCATAGTGGCTTACCTGACAGACGGTCACTTAGGCAGATACAAAGCTGTTATTCTTTCCTTGTCAATAGAGTTCTTG GCGCTTGGATTACTGACAATACAAGCTCACTACCCCAAACTCAAGCCCCCTCCATGTAACATCTTTGATCCGACTACAAAATGCGAGGTAGTTGATGGAAGGAACTCTGTCATTTTATTTGCGGGTACATATGCTTTAGCCCTTGGGGCGGCTGGAGTGAAGGCCTCATTACCAACACACGGTGCTGATCAGTTTGATGAAAAAGACCCTAAAGAGGCGAAACAGATGTCAAGTTTTTTCAACTGGCTATTACTAGCACTGTGCATTGGCGCGGCTGTTAGCTCAACCTTGATCGTGTGGATTCAGGATTATAAAGGATGGGATAAGGGATTTGGTATTTCCGCCCTTGCTGTCTTGGTGGGTATCATTGTTTTTTCTGGTGGATTTCCTCGATACAGAGTACATGTTACTAGAGGAACTGGTGCAATGACTGAAATCATTCAG GTGTATGTAGCAGCTGTCCGTAACAGGAAGCTCAAATATCCTGATAACGATGCAGAGCTATACGAGATCAGTATGGACAAGGAAGAGGCCTTGGAACAAGAATTCCTTCCACACACACAAGATTTCAG GTGGTTAGATAAAGCAGCAATACAAACATCAGCGGAAATTGAGCTTGCAGAAAAACCCAAAAATCCATGGAAACTCTGCAGAGTGACCCAAGTAGAGAACGCAAAAATAATACTAGGCATGATTCCAATTTTCTTGTGTACCATAATAATGACCCTCTGCTTGGCTCAGTTACAGACTTTTTCCATCCAACAAGGCACAACAATGGACACAACCATTACCAAATCTTTCAACATTCCACCAGCATCTCTCCCCATTTTTCCTGTTGCCTCCCTCATCATCCTAATCCCAATTTACGATGTATTTTTTGTGCCATTTGCTCGTAAGTTCACCGGCCTTCCTACTGGCATAACTCACCTCCAACGAGTAGGAGTCGGTCTAGTCCTCTCCTGCTTGTCCATGGCTGCAGCAGCCATACTTgaagcaaaaagaaaaagagttgcCCGGGACAATAACATGCTTGATGCAATCCCTACACTACAGCCATTGCCCATTAATGTGTTCTGGATAATGATTCAGTACTTCATTTTTGGCATAGCTGACATGTTCACGTACGTTGGACTTCTTGAGTTCTTCTACTCAGAGGCTCCCAAGGGGCTTAAATCCATCTCTACTTGTTTTCTCTGGAGCTCCATGGCACTTGGGTATTACTTGAGCACGATTCTTGTACAGATTCTGAACGCGGTGACAAAGAATATCACAGCAAGTGGAGGATGGTTGGCTGGAAACAATATTAACAGGAACCATTTAAATCTCTTCTACTGGTTACTTTCTTTGATGAGTCTTATTAACTTCATCGTATATCAGTTTGTGGCTAAGAATTACAAGTATCGATCACATGGACCTAGCGACGAGGCTGATAATAAGGTACGTGAAGTAAATGATTTGGAGGAGGCTGATGTTGAAAGATCAAGTCAGTGA
- the LOC108208953 gene encoding MACPF domain-containing protein CAD1-like has translation MKDPISIEKRKIMSSPDALFTTIFNSIQALGRGFDVTSDIRLLYCKGSPGGRLVKVDDEVTRDLVVYDGLVVPNVPVDIDCSPGERLPENTPVLSFNEMAVHFNQKSNLLGNVPLGSFNAMFNLSGSWQLDQASTKSLAVVGSVIPLYTVELTNLDLVLHEDIKRAVPYSWDPASLASFIENYGTHIVTSATVGGRDIVYIKQHQSSPLSATDIEDYVNDIADQRYSASNYTSTAPLKYKDKDVTVIFRRRGGDDLEQNYIKWAETVEAAPDVINMSFTPIISLLEGVPGIKHLARAIELYLEYKPPIEDLQYFLEFQISRVWAPEQSNLHGKDPVCQSLHFSLMGPKLYISPNQVTVGRRPVTGLRLTLEGSKQNRLAIHLQHLVSLPKILQPHWDSHMAIGAPKWKGPEEQDSRWFEPIKWKNFSHVSTAPIEHTETYIGDLSGVYIVTGAQFGVWDFGASKSVLHLKLLFSRVPGCTIRRSVWDHSPSTLSNVQRTIGASSSSLVSERATDDKKADGSSQVGKLGKIVDTTEMSKGPQDIPGHWLVTGAKLGVDKGKIVLRIKYSLLNY, from the exons atgaaagatcCAATTTCTATTGAAAAGAGGAAGATTATGAGTAGCCCAGATGCTTTATTCACAACCATTTTCAATTCTATTCAAGCTTTAGGAAGAGGTTTTGATGTTACTTCTGATATTAGGCTTCTTTATTGCAAAGGCTCACCTGGGGGCCGTTTGGTTAAAGTTGATGATGAGGTGACAAGAGATCTTGTTGTTTATGATGGGCTTGTTGTTCCCAATGTCCCTGTTGATATTGATTGTTCTCCGGGAGAGAGGCTCCCTGAAAATACTCCTGTTTTAAGCTTCAATGAG ATGGCGGTACACTTCAATCAGAAGTCCAATCTATTAGGAAATGTTCCACTGGGAAGCTTTAATGCCATGTTCAATTTGAGTGGTTCTTGGCAACTTGATCAAGCATCAACAAAATCTCTTGCAGTGGTTGGCTCTGTCATACCACTATATACAGTTGAACTTACCAATTTGGATTTAGTTTTGCACGAGGACATCAAACGCGCGGTTCCATACTCTTGGGATCCTGCATCTCTAGCTAG CTTTATTGAAAATTACGGCACACATATAGTTACCTCGGCAACAGTTGGTGGGAGAGATATAGTTTATATCAAGCAGCACCAATCATCACCATTATCAGCAACAGACATTGAGGATTATGTAAACGACATTGCAGATCAGAGGTACTCTGCATCAAATTATACAAGTACTGCCCCCTTAAAATACAAGGACAAG GATGTAACAGTTATTTTTAGAAGACGAGGTGGTGATGATCTTGaacaaaattacataaaatgGGCAGAGACTGTAGAAGCTGCCCCTGATGTCATCAACATGTCATTTACCCCAATTATCTCATTGCTCGAGGGGGTGCCTGGGATAAAGCACTTGGCACGAGCCATTGAGTTATACTTAGAGT ACAAGCCTCCTATAGAGGATTTGCAATATTTCTTGGAATTTCAAATCTCTAGAGTCTGGGCTCCTGAACAAAGTAACCTTCATGGAAAGGATCCTGTGTGTCAATCCCTTCATTTCAGTTTGATGGGACCCAAGCTTTATATAAGCCCAAATCAG GTAACAGTTGGACGAAGGCCTGTGACAGGACTTAGACTTACCCTAGAAGGCAGCAAGCAAAACCGTCTGGCTATCCATTTGCAGCATTTGGTCTCTCTCCCTAAAATTCTCCAACCCCATTGGGATTCACATATGGCCATTGGTGCACCAAAATGGAAAGGTCCTGAGGAGCAAGACAGTCGTTGGTTTGAACCAATCAAGTGGAAGAACTTTTCCCATGTAAGTACTGCACCTATAGAACACACTGAAACATACATAGGAGATCTCTCGGGCGTGTACATAGTCACCGGGGCCCAATTTGGTGTATGGGATTTTGGTGCCTCAAAAAGTGTGTTGCACCTCAAACTTCTCTTCTCCAGAGTACCCGGATGTACAATACGTCGATCTGTATGGGATCATAGCCCTAGCACCCTCTCTAATGTACAGAGGACTATTGGTGCTTCATCGTCATCACTTGTAAGTGAACGAGCTACAGATGATAAGAAGGCGGATGGTTCAAGTCAAGTTGGAAAACTTGGGAAAATAGTTGACACAACAGAAATGTCAAAGGGCCCTCAAGATATCCCTGGTCACTGGTTAGTTACAGGGGCAAAGCTTGGGGTAGATAAGGGAAAAATTGTTTTGCGGATAAAATACTCTTTATTGAATTACTAA
- the LOC108208120 gene encoding uncharacterized protein LOC108208120, which translates to MASLKLSLLFSLTLLLIISPHVSNSLPFSSYQTLFSLAHSLTSRVANLRASRGDLAGAARARSFAQKIRPGTSLGFWRFMLSAGWDYVRNYSWRDLGSVSDAWGIVSDLNELMRVVNDLTRFDSNADRAAWVQGNYKNVLRITKSLFRRLTKVFYQKGPLRELVQMLQKEVVEGELLRDCLELGSGDLKALIQIVKDIVLQYSPTSQNNEL; encoded by the exons ATGGCGTCCCTTAAGCTCTCCCTCCTCTTCTCCCTCACTCTCCTTCTCATCATCTCCCCACACGTCTCCAACTCTCTCCCCTTCTCTTCCTACCAGACCCTCTTCTCCCTCGCCCATTCCCTCACCTCCCGCGTCGCCAACCTCCGCGCCTCCCGCGGCGACCTCGCCGGCGCCGCCCGGGCCCGCTCCTTCGCCCAGAAGATCCGACCCGGAACAAGCCTCGGGTTCTGGCGCTTCATGCTGTCTGCTGGGTGGGATTATGTGAGGAACTACTCGTGGAGGGATCTGGGGTCGGTGTCTGATGCATGGGGAATCGTGTCGGATTTGAATGAGTTGATGAGAGTTGTGAATGATTTGACGAGGTTTGACTCTAATGCTGACAGAGCTGCGTGGGTTCAGGGAAATTACAAGAATGTCCTTAGGATCACCAAGTCTTTGTTCAGGAGGCTTACTAAAGTTTTCTATCAAAAG GGTCCATTAAGGGAGTTGGTGCAGATGCTACAAAAAGAAGTCGTGGAGGGTGAATTGCTAAGAGACTGTCTAGAACTGGGGAGTGGTGACTTGAAGGCTTTGATTCAAATTGTTAAAGACATCGTGTTACAGTACTCTCCTACGTCTCAAAATAATGAGTTATGA
- the LOC108206381 gene encoding GDSL esterase/lipase At1g29670-like encodes MGVELSKWLLCVIFLLALCRNGAHAQPQVPCYFIFGDSLVDNGNNNQITSLAKANYRPYGIDYPQGPTGRFSNGLTTVDVIAELLGFSNPIPPYSQARGRAILGGVNYASAAAGIRDETGQQLGQRISMSGQVNNYKNTISQVVNILGDENTAANYLSKCIYSVGLGSNDYLNNYFMPNIYSTSRRYTPDQYADVLIQQYRAQLVDLYNYGARKFVLNGVGQIGCSPNALSQSPDGRTCVQRINSANQLFNNRLRSLVDDLNRNQRDSKFIYINAYGIFQDLVTRPANFGFRVTTAGCCGVGRNNGQITCLPFQNPCRNRNEYVFWDAFHPTEAANIVLGRRSYAAESGSDAYPFDIRRLAQL; translated from the exons ATGGGTGTTGAGCTTAGCAAATGGTTGTTGTGTGTGATTTTTCTGTTAGCTTTGTGCAGGAATGGGGCTCATGCTCAGCCTCAAGTTCCTTGCTATTTTATTTTCGGCGACTCCTTGGTAGACAACGGCAACAATAATCAGATAACCTCTTTGGCCAAAGCCAACTACAGGCCTTATGGGATTGATTATCCTCAAGGACCAACCGGAAGATTTTCCAACGGCCTAACAACTGTTGATGTCATTG CTGAGCTACTGGGATTCAGTAATCCAATTCCTCCTTACTCGCAAGCAAGGGGCCGAGCCATACTCGGAGGAGTAAATTATGCCTCTGCAGCTGCTGGAATTCGAGATGAAACTGGCCAGCAATTG GGCCAACGGATTAGTATGAGCGGGCAGGTGAATAATTACAAAAACACAATCTCACAAGTGGTGAACATACTAGGTGATGAAAATACTGCAGCAAACTATCTCAGCAAGTGCATATACTCCGTCGGGCTAGGCAGCAATGACTACCTTAACAACTATTTCATGCCCAACATTTATTCTACTAGCCGGAGATATACGCCTGATCAGTATGCTGATGTCCTCATACAGCAGTATAGAGCACAATTAGTG GATTTATACAATTATGGAGCAAGAAAATTTGTGCTGAATGGAGTGGGCCAGATCGGATGCAGCCCGAATGCTTTGTCTCAAAGTCCGGATGGTAGAACATGTGTACAGAGAATCAATTCTGCAAATCAACTTTTCAACAACAGGCTGAGGTCTCTTGTTGATGATCTCAACAGGAATCAACgagattcaaaatttatatacatcaatGCTTACGGGATCTTCCAGGACCTGGTCACCCGCCCTGCAAACTTTG GCTTCAGAGTAACGACAGCAGGATGTTGCGGTGTAGGGAGAAACAATGGCCAGATTACTTGTCTTCCATTTCAAAATCCATGCAGAAACAGGAATGAGTATGTGTTCTGGGATGCATTTCATCCGACTGAAGCTGCAAATATAGTCTTGGGAAGGAGATCATATGCAGCAGAGTCTGGGTCTGATGCATACCCCTTTGATATCCGTCGCCTAGCTCAGCTCTAA
- the LOC108208460 gene encoding GDSL esterase/lipase At1g29670: protein MLCTAISAALLSALPIWAVAEPLVDCFFIFGDSIVDNGNNNNLVTLAKSDFPPYGIDTPNHRPTGRFTNNRTIADITGELLGFKDYSPPYADSHNANLLPGINYASAAAGIRDETGQHLGGRISFNHQLRNHQDIISRIVNFLGSNESATTHLNKCLYFVGLGNNDYINNYLLPLSYPSSRTYTPDQFAQVLIQQYSEQIKTLYSYGAKKVVLYSLLPIGCAPNEIAKYGTNGALCVENINAQVMLFNSRLRSLVDELNSNFKDANFVYVNLFDLALSAISNPGLFGFKVTNCACCGVGPNNGIACIPLEVPCQNRAEYLFWDAFHPTEASNLIIAQRSYHDQSLNVTYPMDISTLARLQRAS, encoded by the exons ATGCTATGCACTGCAATTAGTGCAGCTTTGCTCTCTGCATTGCCCATTTGGGCTGTTGCAGAGCCGCTAGTAGATTGTTTCTTCATATTTGGAGATTCTATAGTCGATAATGGCAACAACAATAATCTCGTCACATTAGCTAAATCCGATTTTCCTCCTTATGGCATCGATACTCCCAACCATAGGCCTACAGGAAGGTTTACCAACAATCGGACAATTGCTGATATCACTG GTGAGCTTCTAGGGTTCAAAGATTACAGCCCTCCTTATGCGGATTCACATAACGCGAATTTACTACCTGGCATCAACTATGCATCTGCGGCAGCTGGAATACGAGACGAAACTGGACAGCATCTG GGTGGACGGATCAGTTTTAACCATCAGTTGAGAAATCATCAGGATATCATCTCAAGAATCGTCAATTTTCTTGGAAGTAATGAGTCTGCCACAACGCACCTCAACaagtgtttatattttgttggaTTGGGCAATAATGATTACATTAACAACTATTTACTGCCGCTATCTTACCCCTCTAGCCGCACCTACACCCCGGACCAATTTGCCCAGGTTCTTATTCAACAATATTCTGAGCAAATTAAG ACATTGTACAGCTATGGAGCCAAAAAGGTTGTGTTGTACTCACTGCTACCTATCGGATGTGCTCCGAATGAGATTGCTAAATATGGAACCAACGGTGCTCTCTGTGTGGAAAATATCAATGCCCAAGTCATGCTCTTCAATAGCAGACTCCGATCACTTGTTGATGAACTCAACAGCAATTTCAAAGATGCCAATTTTGTATACGTCAATTTGTTTGATCTTGCGCTTTCAGCAATCAGTAATCCTGGATTATTCG GTTTCAAGGTAACAAACTGCGCATGCTGTGGAGTAGGGCCGAATAATGGAATTGCATGTATTCCTCTGGAAGTACCTTGTCAAAACAGAGCTGAGTATTTATTCTGGGATGCATTTCATCCTACTGAGGCTTCAAACTTGATTATTGCTCAAAGAAGTTACCATGACCAGAGTTTAAACGTCACTTATCCCATGGATATATCTACCCTAGCTCGGCTTCAACGAGCTAGCTAG